A part of Gemmatimonas groenlandica genomic DNA contains:
- a CDS encoding ATP-binding response regulator has translation MTTTKVYVNKSGEHAAYAARILIVDDNYRNRRLLEAMLIPTGFCVTSAATGEAALTSVARERPDLVLLDVMMPGMDGYEVARRLKADPTTQHIPIIMVTALDDREARLRGLQSGVEDFVTKPVDRAELCMRVRNLARLRTGDDVRYGDVLSGTVRSRTAHLTERTESLEREATALSERSIALEQMRIEQLKFKDDFLSHVSHELRSPLTAIKQFTSILLSGVAGPLTDEQREYQLVVWRNIGQLQSMIDDLLEVTRLESGKLQIVRECIALRAVVADTLDTVRESARARAITLSVVIEDDLPPAFADPTRLRQILIILLDNAVKFTPLSGSITVRVRASVREAQMLECDVSDTGGGISAERRTKVFERLYQGAAVDTGGRQGLGIGLYICRELVEAQGGTIAVSDETALTGTTFTFTVPTFTLAHVDAPVAAHTALASSL, from the coding sequence ATGACGACCACAAAAGTGTATGTCAATAAGAGCGGAGAGCACGCCGCGTATGCTGCGCGCATTCTGATCGTCGATGACAACTATCGGAATCGTCGACTGTTGGAGGCGATGTTGATCCCAACAGGATTCTGCGTCACGAGTGCTGCGACCGGCGAAGCTGCGTTGACCTCGGTGGCGCGGGAGCGGCCCGATCTGGTGTTGTTGGACGTCATGATGCCCGGCATGGATGGCTACGAGGTCGCTCGGCGGCTCAAGGCTGACCCGACCACTCAGCACATCCCGATCATCATGGTCACGGCGCTCGACGATCGCGAGGCGCGACTTCGCGGCTTGCAGTCGGGCGTCGAAGACTTCGTCACCAAGCCAGTCGACCGGGCCGAGCTGTGTATGCGAGTGCGGAATCTGGCACGACTGCGAACCGGCGACGACGTTCGTTACGGCGACGTGCTTTCGGGTACGGTGCGCTCCCGAACCGCCCATCTCACCGAACGCACCGAGTCGCTTGAACGGGAAGCCACGGCGCTCAGCGAGCGATCGATCGCACTGGAGCAGATGCGCATCGAGCAGCTCAAGTTCAAGGATGACTTCCTCTCTCACGTGTCGCACGAACTGCGTTCACCGCTCACGGCCATCAAGCAGTTTACCTCGATCCTGCTGTCCGGAGTGGCTGGTCCACTCACCGACGAACAGCGGGAGTATCAGCTGGTGGTCTGGCGAAATATCGGACAACTTCAGTCGATGATCGACGATTTGCTTGAAGTCACGCGTCTCGAGTCCGGGAAGCTGCAGATCGTGCGGGAGTGTATTGCGCTACGAGCCGTCGTTGCCGATACCCTCGACACCGTTCGGGAAAGCGCTCGCGCACGAGCGATCACGCTCAGCGTTGTCATTGAGGATGATCTGCCTCCCGCCTTCGCCGATCCGACGCGTCTGCGGCAGATCCTGATCATCTTGCTGGATAATGCGGTAAAGTTCACACCGCTCAGTGGGTCGATCACGGTGCGCGTTCGCGCCAGCGTACGTGAGGCTCAGATGCTGGAGTGCGATGTATCCGATACCGGCGGCGGTATCTCGGCAGAGCGACGCACGAAGGTGTTCGAGCGACTCTATCAAGGCGCTGCTGTCGATACAGGTGGCCGCCAGGGACTCGGCATCGGCCTGTATATCTGCCGGGAACTCGTCGAAGCCCAGGGTGGAACCATCGCAGTGTCAGATGAGACCGCGCTCACAGGCACCACCTTCACGTTCACCGTACCCACGTTCACGCTGGCCCATGTTGACGCGCCGGTGGCGGCTCATACAGCGCTTGCGTCTTCACTCTAG
- a CDS encoding heavy metal translocating P-type ATPase → MTDPHASHHGQTPTAAVAGSASETAKGMQAGAGVPVADHAAHDKHAGHSVEMFRSKFWLTLVLTLPTLVWGHMLQRALHYTAPAFPGAQWIPALFGTAVFAYGGLPFLRGARREIVSRLPGMMTLIALAITVAFVFSAAVALGFPGMPLWEELATLVTIMLLGHWLEMRSISQAQGALGELAKLLPSTAVRVLGAGADERLEDVPVEALRNGDVVLVRPGANVPADGVVRVGRSTVNEALLTGESAPVEKADGAKVIAGAINGAGSLRVEVTGTGERTALAGIMRLVAQAQSSRSGAQALADRAAFWLTWVALGSGAITFAAWLIAGASAATAVERLVTVLVIACPHALGLAVPLVLAISTTLGAQSGLLVRDRRGLEEARRLTTVVFDKTGTLTLGEHRVVSMQTDGDLAENDALRLAAAVERDAEHPVARAIVKSAEERTLAIPAATAFESMPGQGVRATVDGRQLAEGGPNLLASLGVTPSAQIQAFAEKAAAAGQGVIYLIEGVNALAAFAVADAVRPESAEAVRLLHEAGIEVVMMTGDAQAVADAVARELQIDTVLAQVLPEQKASHIERLQREGKRVAMVGDGVNDAPALVTADVGIAIGAGTDVAVEAGDVVLVRSDPRDVPRIVHLSRASYRKMVQNLWWAAGYNIVAIPLAAGVLAPWGILLTPAVGAVLMSFSTIIVALNAQLLRRVRL, encoded by the coding sequence ATGACTGATCCGCACGCGAGCCATCATGGTCAAACTCCGACAGCCGCGGTGGCCGGCAGTGCGAGTGAAACGGCCAAGGGAATGCAGGCCGGTGCGGGTGTGCCCGTCGCCGATCATGCCGCGCACGACAAGCATGCCGGGCACTCGGTCGAGATGTTCAGGAGCAAGTTCTGGCTCACGTTGGTCCTCACGCTGCCCACCTTGGTGTGGGGCCACATGCTGCAGCGGGCGCTGCACTACACCGCGCCGGCATTCCCCGGCGCCCAGTGGATTCCCGCACTCTTCGGCACGGCGGTCTTTGCGTACGGCGGCTTACCGTTTCTCCGCGGGGCACGGCGCGAAATCGTGAGCCGACTGCCGGGCATGATGACGCTGATCGCATTGGCGATCACGGTGGCGTTTGTGTTCAGTGCGGCGGTCGCGCTCGGCTTCCCGGGAATGCCACTCTGGGAGGAGCTGGCCACACTCGTCACGATCATGCTGCTGGGGCATTGGCTCGAGATGCGCTCGATTTCGCAGGCGCAAGGTGCACTGGGCGAACTCGCGAAACTGTTGCCCTCGACCGCGGTACGCGTGCTCGGCGCCGGCGCCGATGAACGTTTGGAAGACGTGCCGGTGGAGGCGCTGCGCAACGGCGATGTCGTGCTCGTGCGACCGGGTGCCAATGTACCGGCGGACGGCGTGGTACGAGTGGGTCGCAGCACCGTCAATGAGGCGCTCCTCACCGGCGAGTCGGCGCCGGTTGAGAAGGCCGACGGTGCGAAGGTGATCGCGGGCGCCATCAATGGCGCGGGATCACTTCGCGTGGAAGTGACGGGTACCGGAGAGCGTACGGCACTCGCGGGGATCATGCGACTGGTGGCACAGGCGCAATCGTCCCGTTCAGGCGCGCAGGCGCTCGCCGACCGTGCGGCGTTCTGGCTCACGTGGGTGGCGTTGGGATCGGGAGCGATCACGTTCGCTGCGTGGTTGATCGCCGGCGCGAGCGCGGCCACCGCGGTTGAGCGACTGGTCACGGTGCTGGTCATCGCGTGCCCACACGCCCTAGGACTCGCCGTCCCACTCGTGCTGGCGATCTCGACCACGCTCGGCGCCCAGAGTGGTCTACTGGTGCGTGACCGACGCGGGCTCGAGGAAGCGCGTCGACTTACCACGGTAGTCTTCGACAAGACCGGCACGTTGACGCTCGGTGAGCATCGGGTGGTGTCGATGCAGACCGACGGCGACCTCGCTGAGAACGACGCCTTGCGCCTCGCGGCGGCCGTCGAACGTGACGCGGAGCATCCGGTGGCACGCGCGATCGTCAAGAGTGCCGAGGAGCGAACACTCGCGATCCCTGCGGCGACCGCGTTCGAGTCGATGCCCGGGCAGGGCGTGCGGGCAACCGTCGACGGCCGGCAGCTAGCGGAAGGTGGTCCGAATTTGCTCGCCAGTTTGGGTGTTACGCCGAGCGCGCAAATCCAGGCGTTCGCCGAGAAGGCCGCGGCGGCAGGGCAAGGGGTGATCTACTTGATCGAAGGCGTGAACGCGCTCGCCGCGTTCGCCGTGGCCGATGCGGTGCGTCCAGAATCGGCGGAAGCGGTACGGCTGTTGCACGAAGCCGGTATCGAGGTGGTGATGATGACCGGCGATGCCCAAGCGGTTGCCGACGCCGTCGCTCGCGAGCTGCAGATCGACACCGTGCTTGCGCAAGTGTTGCCTGAGCAGAAGGCGTCGCACATCGAGCGTCTGCAGCGCGAGGGCAAGCGCGTGGCGATGGTGGGTGACGGCGTGAACGACGCGCCAGCACTCGTCACGGCTGATGTGGGCATAGCTATCGGCGCGGGCACCGACGTGGCGGTGGAGGCCGGTGACGTTGTGCTGGTGCGGAGCGACCCACGCGATGTGCCGCGCATCGTGCATTTGTCGCGGGCCAGTTACCGCAAGATGGTGCAGAACCTGTGGTGGGCGGCCGGCTACAACATCGTGGCAATCCCGCTTGCTGCGGGCGTGCTCGCGCCGTGGGGGATCTTACTGACGCCGGCCGTCGGTGCCGTGCTCATGTCGTTCAGCACGATCATTGTCGCGCTGAATGCGCAGCTGCTGCGCAGAGTGCGATTGTAG
- a CDS encoding alpha/beta fold hydrolase, with protein MALDHADATEMNMPDRSRRRWIKRTVLGVGIVSLGIAALAVADADRADSGTPLFVRRLGEGGPLLVFLPGIGGTTRYWELVVAPLQDRFRLALVDLLGFGRSPKPWTTYSVSRHLAELERVIAPLATNEPVVLVGHSLGARLGLAYAARHPAQVRALVLVSMPYFADGDNGDNAKRVVGRRDHGWIWTHMVPFALACLLGRRLLGWAAPMLAGDLPREVAEDMNQMTWRSSTSTMWEVIYRYDLTADVLRLPPSLAVTFLHGDQDESAPLEGIRDVARLRPSVAVHVREGADHRLPLKHRAWVREQIVAAMAR; from the coding sequence GTGGCACTCGATCACGCCGACGCGACTGAAATGAACATGCCAGACCGCTCGCGTCGCCGATGGATCAAACGCACCGTACTCGGCGTGGGCATCGTATCGCTTGGAATCGCCGCGCTCGCGGTGGCGGATGCGGATCGCGCGGACAGCGGCACGCCGCTGTTCGTGCGACGTCTCGGTGAAGGCGGCCCACTGCTGGTGTTCCTGCCGGGCATAGGCGGGACCACCCGGTACTGGGAGCTGGTGGTGGCCCCACTTCAAGATCGGTTCCGTTTGGCGCTGGTCGACCTGCTCGGCTTTGGGCGCTCTCCGAAGCCGTGGACCACGTACTCGGTATCGCGACATCTCGCCGAACTCGAGCGAGTCATCGCCCCGTTGGCGACGAATGAACCCGTCGTGCTCGTCGGTCACTCACTCGGCGCGCGTTTAGGCCTCGCGTACGCCGCGCGCCACCCGGCCCAAGTGCGCGCACTCGTGCTGGTGAGCATGCCGTACTTTGCGGATGGTGACAACGGTGACAACGCCAAGCGCGTCGTAGGACGCCGCGACCACGGTTGGATCTGGACGCACATGGTGCCGTTCGCCTTGGCGTGCCTGCTTGGGCGCCGACTGCTTGGGTGGGCCGCACCGATGCTGGCCGGCGACCTGCCGCGAGAGGTCGCAGAGGACATGAATCAGATGACCTGGCGCTCGTCCACGTCGACGATGTGGGAGGTCATCTATCGCTACGATCTCACGGCAGATGTGCTGCGATTGCCTCCCAGCCTAGCCGTGACGTTTCTTCACGGCGACCAAGACGAGAGTGCACCACTGGAGGGCATTCGGGACGTCGCCCGCCTGCGTCCATCGGTCGCGGTGCACGTACGCGAGGGGGCCGACCATCGTCTCCCGCTGAAACACCGCGCGTGGGTACGCGAGCAGATCGTCGCGGCAATGGCTCGGTAG
- a CDS encoding FtsB family cell division protein — MTPLMKRVAWGVGALAVLVYAIEGGEYGTSDVLTQRDRKAALAQNVQELEQDVDSMRAELKAVTSDPVRLERMAREEWGMVRGEKELLYRMRTDTSRAP, encoded by the coding sequence ATGACGCCCCTGATGAAGCGGGTGGCCTGGGGCGTTGGTGCACTTGCCGTCCTCGTGTATGCGATCGAGGGCGGTGAGTACGGCACCTCTGACGTGCTCACGCAGCGTGACCGGAAGGCCGCGTTGGCGCAGAACGTCCAGGAGCTCGAGCAGGATGTGGACTCGATGCGCGCCGAGTTGAAAGCGGTGACGAGCGATCCCGTGCGACTCGAGCGCATGGCGCGCGAAGAGTGGGGCATGGTGCGCGGCGAGAAAGAGTTGCTGTACCGCATGCGCACCGACACGTCGCGCGCGCCGTAA
- a CDS encoding response regulator, with protein sequence MARILLIEDNAANTSLTCFVLESAGHTVNSATTAEIGISLVHDHRPDLILMDIHLPGMDGLHATSLLKADASTREIPVVALTALTMSGDEARILAAGCDGYIAKPMRYLSLLAAVLTYIGRRVTAT encoded by the coding sequence ATGGCGCGCATCCTCCTGATCGAAGACAACGCGGCCAACACATCGCTGACCTGCTTCGTGCTCGAGTCGGCGGGGCACACCGTGAACAGCGCCACGACCGCCGAAATCGGCATTTCGTTAGTGCACGACCATCGTCCGGATCTGATTCTGATGGACATTCATTTACCCGGAATGGATGGCCTTCACGCGACTTCACTACTGAAAGCCGATGCGTCGACGCGCGAGATTCCCGTGGTGGCACTGACGGCGCTCACGATGTCCGGCGACGAAGCACGCATTCTCGCGGCGGGCTGCGATGGCTATATCGCGAAGCCCATGCGCTATCTGTCGTTGCTCGCTGCGGTCCTGACGTACATCGGTCGCAGGGTTACCGCGACATGA
- a CDS encoding response regulator — MHHSKVLIIEDDADVRLGYRVLLKAHGYETCFAGDGMSAISSARHEKPDLIILDLGLPAGDGYLVLERFRSNTHLMDIPVIVVSARDQVAHKDRALAAGAKAYLQKPWIDEVLLGLLARFLGHVAPLRTSSS; from the coding sequence ATGCACCACAGCAAAGTATTGATCATCGAAGATGATGCCGACGTCCGGCTAGGCTATCGCGTGCTGCTGAAGGCGCATGGCTATGAGACGTGCTTCGCGGGTGACGGCATGTCGGCCATCAGCAGTGCGCGACACGAAAAGCCCGATCTCATCATTCTCGATCTTGGTCTGCCGGCCGGCGACGGCTACTTGGTGCTCGAACGGTTCCGAAGCAACACCCACCTCATGGATATCCCAGTCATCGTCGTGTCGGCGCGCGATCAGGTCGCCCACAAGGATCGGGCGCTGGCGGCGGGCGCGAAGGCCTACCTTCAGAAGCCTTGGATTGACGAAGTCCTGCTTGGGCTTCTCGCGCGTTTTCTTGGACACGTCGCGCCCCTGAGGACTTCGAGCTCCTGA
- a CDS encoding DUF4331 family protein, which produces MPKWISLRAPLVALAALTVVGGSALTVRKLMASDHQDTPLVEMSPRFDVNDVYAFPSPTDPSRTVLVLGTSSPITPAQTPSFTFGTKDQELYQLKIDNTGDAREDLVFQFTFTGKAGKQKVSMRGPMAPNSVGTLNTLVGGKPLKGYTNTVIEQNGVKLFAGPRDDPFFIDLEQFFRILPDRRPENGPLSMITQGPLTFRSATGANPAVDFLRGINDMAIVVELPTAMLANTATNGRFGVWGTTSRARGN; this is translated from the coding sequence ATGCCGAAGTGGATTTCCCTGCGAGCACCGCTTGTGGCGCTCGCCGCGTTGACCGTCGTTGGCGGTTCAGCGCTGACCGTCCGCAAGTTGATGGCCTCCGATCACCAGGACACGCCGCTGGTGGAGATGTCCCCGCGCTTTGACGTGAATGACGTCTACGCGTTCCCGTCGCCGACCGACCCCTCGCGCACAGTGCTCGTGCTGGGGACGAGTTCGCCGATCACGCCTGCGCAAACGCCGAGCTTCACGTTCGGCACGAAAGATCAGGAACTCTATCAGTTGAAGATTGACAACACCGGCGATGCGCGCGAAGACCTCGTCTTCCAGTTCACCTTTACGGGCAAGGCGGGCAAGCAGAAGGTCTCAATGCGTGGTCCAATGGCGCCGAACAGTGTCGGCACGCTGAATACGCTGGTGGGTGGGAAGCCACTGAAGGGATATACCAATACGGTCATTGAACAGAACGGAGTGAAGCTGTTCGCCGGTCCGCGGGATGATCCGTTCTTCATCGATCTCGAGCAGTTCTTCCGGATTCTTCCGGATCGTCGCCCCGAAAATGGTCCGCTTTCGATGATCACGCAGGGGCCGCTGACGTTCCGGTCAGCCACTGGCGCCAATCCCGCCGTCGATTTCCTGCGCGGTATCAACGACATGGCCATCGTGGTGGAGTTGCCCACAGCGATGCTCGCCAACACCGCAACCAATGGTCGCTTCGGAGTCTGGGGCACGACCAGCCGCGCCCGCGGCAACTAG
- a CDS encoding response regulator: protein MHHARSPIVAPPDTATDHDTRTTEALIRTAALQSAIFNSANFASIATDVAGVIQIFSVGAERMLGYDATAVLKQRSPVDFMDAAALQWLATERSMELGVSVLPGFGVLVCHASRGHEDVVEVICIRCDGSRFPVVFSVTALHDVQNCIIGYLLVGTDDTARTQIKEEQLRLDQRLRDQHFYTRSLIESSLDALMMTDTHGFITDVNKQTETLTGYTRDELVGTPFRRYFTESSRADLAIHRVLREGHVSNYELTARARDGKLTVLACNATTFHDRDRRLQGVIACARDMTEVKTFERTLQLKNAQLEDASRLKSEFLANMSHELRTPLNAIIGFSEVLKDGLMGELTDQQRGFIGDIFSSGNHLLELINDILDLSKVEAGKMTLELESVPVGVLLVNSLSIIREKAASRRIRLAMVDTGESLGALQLDTRKLKQVIYNLLSNAVKFTPEGGQVVLRAERVPRAHVGTLSGAWQGRHLPLAGDPSDSYLRISVTDSGIGISAAALDLLFEPFTQVDTGLGRQFEGTGLGLALVKSLVELQGGAVAVESAIGEGSCFTVWIPCRESDAVPAPTAQVIGRNDEPSYVTPVALVVEDDPKSAGILRLHLESDGFQVLHASSAEAALVLAARQPLALITLDIMLPNMDGWEFLAQIKETPMLARVPVVIISMVVDHNKGFALGAAAMMQKPVSRRELCESLVGLGLFPRTSEQSLKVLIVDDDPKAIDLMALRLQGMATEVLTAQTAAEAIRLARDEVPELILLDLMMPDVTGFDVVDALQAREDTACIPIVVVTAKDLTAEDYGQLQDHVSTIMGKGSFDAECFSREVRRALSGRRVVV, encoded by the coding sequence ATGCACCACGCTCGCTCGCCAATCGTCGCGCCCCCCGACACCGCGACTGATCACGACACCCGAACGACCGAAGCGCTGATCCGCACTGCCGCGCTCCAGAGCGCGATCTTCAATAGTGCGAACTTCGCGAGCATCGCTACCGATGTCGCGGGGGTCATCCAGATCTTCAGCGTGGGTGCCGAACGCATGTTGGGCTATGACGCCACCGCCGTACTGAAGCAGCGGTCACCGGTGGATTTCATGGATGCCGCCGCACTGCAGTGGCTCGCCACAGAGCGTAGCATGGAACTCGGTGTGTCAGTGCTCCCGGGTTTCGGCGTGTTGGTGTGTCACGCGTCGCGCGGGCACGAGGACGTGGTCGAGGTCATCTGCATTCGATGTGATGGAAGTCGCTTCCCGGTGGTGTTTTCCGTGACGGCGCTGCACGATGTGCAGAACTGCATCATTGGCTACCTACTCGTGGGCACCGACGACACCGCTCGGACGCAAATCAAGGAAGAACAGCTCCGGCTCGACCAACGACTACGCGATCAGCATTTCTACACGCGCTCGTTGATCGAATCCAGCCTGGACGCGCTGATGATGACCGATACGCACGGCTTCATCACCGACGTGAACAAGCAGACGGAGACGCTCACGGGGTATACGCGAGACGAACTCGTAGGCACACCCTTCCGGCGGTACTTTACGGAGTCGAGTCGCGCGGATCTTGCCATTCATCGCGTGCTCCGGGAAGGGCACGTGTCGAACTACGAGCTGACCGCGCGCGCCCGTGACGGGAAGCTGACCGTGCTGGCATGCAACGCCACCACGTTTCATGATCGCGATCGTCGTCTGCAGGGCGTCATCGCCTGTGCTCGCGACATGACCGAGGTCAAAACGTTCGAGCGAACCCTTCAGCTGAAAAACGCGCAGCTGGAAGACGCGAGCCGACTCAAGTCAGAGTTTCTCGCCAACATGTCGCACGAGCTGCGAACACCGCTCAATGCCATCATCGGCTTCTCCGAAGTCCTGAAAGATGGACTGATGGGAGAGCTCACCGACCAGCAGCGGGGATTCATCGGTGACATCTTCAGCAGCGGAAATCACTTGCTTGAGCTGATCAACGACATCCTCGATCTCTCGAAGGTCGAAGCGGGCAAGATGACACTGGAACTCGAGTCTGTACCGGTCGGTGTTCTCCTCGTGAACAGCCTGTCGATCATCCGCGAAAAGGCGGCGTCCCGGCGCATTCGCTTGGCCATGGTGGATACGGGCGAGTCGCTTGGCGCGCTCCAGCTCGACACCCGCAAGCTCAAGCAGGTCATCTATAACCTCCTTTCCAACGCGGTCAAATTCACGCCGGAGGGCGGTCAAGTGGTGCTTCGCGCCGAGCGCGTGCCGCGAGCACACGTGGGAACGCTCTCGGGCGCATGGCAGGGACGTCACCTGCCCCTCGCGGGGGACCCCTCGGACTCGTACCTGCGCATCAGTGTCACGGACAGTGGGATCGGCATTTCCGCCGCGGCGTTGGATTTACTGTTTGAACCGTTCACGCAGGTTGATACCGGACTCGGTCGACAATTCGAAGGAACGGGACTCGGCCTTGCCTTGGTGAAGTCGTTAGTGGAGTTGCAGGGCGGAGCGGTTGCCGTGGAGAGCGCGATTGGTGAGGGCTCGTGTTTCACCGTCTGGATTCCCTGTCGCGAGTCCGACGCGGTACCGGCACCAACGGCACAGGTGATCGGTCGCAATGACGAGCCCTCGTACGTCACGCCCGTCGCGCTCGTGGTTGAGGACGACCCGAAGTCGGCGGGCATTTTGCGGCTGCATCTCGAATCCGATGGATTCCAGGTGCTCCATGCCTCCTCGGCCGAGGCCGCGTTGGTACTCGCTGCGCGCCAGCCATTGGCGTTGATCACGCTCGATATCATGCTGCCGAACATGGATGGTTGGGAGTTTCTGGCGCAGATCAAAGAGACGCCGATGCTTGCTCGCGTGCCGGTGGTCATCATCTCCATGGTCGTCGATCACAACAAGGGCTTCGCACTCGGCGCGGCGGCGATGATGCAAAAGCCGGTCTCGAGGCGCGAGCTCTGTGAGTCGCTGGTGGGACTCGGGCTTTTTCCTCGTACCAGTGAACAGTCATTGAAAGTGCTGATCGTCGACGACGATCCGAAGGCAATCGACCTGATGGCGCTGCGACTCCAGGGTATGGCCACCGAGGTACTGACCGCGCAAACTGCCGCAGAGGCGATTCGTCTGGCGCGCGACGAGGTACCAGAACTGATCCTGCTCGACCTGATGATGCCCGATGTGACCGGCTTTGATGTCGTTGATGCGCTACAGGCGCGCGAGGACACAGCCTGCATTCCGATTGTTGTCGTGACGGCGAAGGATCTGACGGCCGAGGACTACGGTCAGCTTCAGGACCATGTATCGACCATTATGGGTAAGGGGAGCTTCGACGCGGAGTGCTTCTCACGGGAAGTCCGGCGTGCGCTGTCAGGCCGGCGTGTGGTGGTTTGA